One segment of Niveibacterium microcysteis DNA contains the following:
- a CDS encoding M15 family metallopeptidase, protein MREELPHMPNVSTRIIRSSFFKALATFVELLLGLSALMIVAVLGGSLMCFPALRDAAIRGMQRQVQLACGAQRRIGASGRDALVVMGANGTSIAARGWSWARSNRRAIGLSAVAVILPVVGAVLLSMTRPMAGFEDKAEVRDPVLAALLDGEHLVPPPALPPEVFVTAELQAERPEIASASRDWTLMDGEFRQRILVLFQQMSERGYELALLEGYRSPERQAQLAAMGPHVTRAGAFQSYHQFGLAADLAFFRGGKIVISERDPWAMEGYRLLGERAEALGLTWGGRWKLMDFGHVELRRAGVLGRK, encoded by the coding sequence ATGCGAGAAGAATTACCTCATATGCCAAATGTATCGACTCGTATAATCCGATCGTCATTTTTTAAAGCCCTGGCGACGTTTGTGGAACTGCTCTTAGGTCTGTCCGCCCTCATGATTGTTGCCGTGCTCGGCGGGAGCCTGATGTGCTTTCCGGCGCTTCGCGATGCGGCGATACGCGGCATGCAACGGCAGGTGCAGTTGGCCTGCGGCGCGCAGCGTCGGATCGGCGCCAGCGGACGTGACGCCCTTGTCGTGATGGGTGCGAACGGCACCAGCATTGCCGCGCGTGGATGGAGCTGGGCCCGATCCAATCGCCGGGCGATCGGATTGAGCGCGGTGGCGGTGATCCTTCCTGTGGTGGGCGCAGTGCTGCTGTCGATGACCCGTCCGATGGCGGGCTTTGAGGATAAGGCCGAGGTTCGGGATCCGGTGCTCGCGGCCTTGCTTGACGGTGAGCATCTGGTGCCACCTCCGGCGCTACCGCCCGAGGTGTTCGTGACAGCCGAACTGCAGGCAGAGCGACCCGAGATTGCCTCCGCCAGCCGCGACTGGACCTTGATGGATGGTGAGTTCCGTCAGCGCATCCTGGTGTTGTTCCAGCAAATGAGCGAGCGCGGCTATGAACTGGCGCTGCTGGAGGGGTATCGCAGTCCAGAGCGCCAGGCGCAGCTTGCAGCCATGGGGCCGCATGTGACGCGTGCGGGCGCCTTTCAGAGCTATCACCAGTTTGGTCTTGCAGCGGACCTGGCGTTCTTTCGCGGCGGCAAGATCGTCATCAGCGAACGTGACCCATGGGCGATGGAGGGCTATCGCCTGCTCGGAGAACGGGCGGAGGCGCT